From Pararge aegeria chromosome 9, ilParAegt1.1, whole genome shotgun sequence, the proteins below share one genomic window:
- the LOC120626550 gene encoding uncharacterized protein LOC120626550 has product MAPREPAKPMTKLQRERTLIKTFVQRTKSPVASNATIKKTIRSKNTIDKVVKAHEETVPATPSKSRTQLQLAADKRVAPSPSITKSAKKSTWKRRPKPAHSGVPVPEKLKKLLIEKKEIDSSH; this is encoded by the exons ATGGCGCCTAGAGAACCAGCAAAGCCTATGACTAAACTACAACGTGAGCGTACTTTGATCAAAACATTTGTGCAACGGACGAAGTCTCCGGTGGCTTCTAATGCTACTATCAAAAAGACCATTCGTTCCAAAAATACCATTGATAAGGTTGTTAAAGCTCATGAAG AAACTGTCCCAGCAACACCGTCAAAGTCAAGGACTCAACTTCAATTAGCTGCAGATAAAAGAGTAGCCCCATCACCAAGCATCACCAAGAGTGCCAAGAAGTCGACGTGGAAACGTAGACCCAAGCCTGCACACTCTGGTGTCCCTGTTCcagaaaagttaaagaaattattaattgagAAAAAGGAGATAGATAGTAGTCACTAA
- the LOC120626232 gene encoding uncharacterized protein LOC120626232, whose amino-acid sequence MDRLNQLRGDAGDSTLDTSSPPSEAFMSANESSSKYFSLSEVDSTFSISPSKDTSSTTAESERTIAAETDIIPNLSPIPKTDIETFKIGKHIEAANILSGGVNIFDDNDNSYDGDELVIDDNVVLEDDKEELKLSEGAAVPLEKDTTEDTLVEPMDEEEAIPSKDTEVVLQIDGKNVDAIDIGNRLYLYRKAGEKELSAVQIVDDDQQQPSFKFLKVRENSEGNLEVYEEIQIEIPKEVPTRGGISAEKTLHVPVSDINKVFDEPSQKSNKVIDKVNKTPNIESIAMCATSEAIDIQSESRSEVNLNGKMMKFNESRKSPLTFTPMTYHSTPNKEGIPLTKTMVDQQLHPSRHSDNIKKTIEVHTDSNKPKNIEEATITTLELNETTKKQKQDTVMETEDEGNNQMTILEHRKRETETVSNELKVDVLYNNSDEVISNNEGSPKAAKRLEETEVISEPKVECKRVPEENKPGEIKNTNEDTITSQSLVAKKANESNKSTEIPLKQENILIMEAQPVKKNIDVNNFSEDLMQKKTDKNKESNHIQPKLPEKVIPSSPPMFVDDKKVASDNKVIKDDKCDESNHSQSNEIEDTRQLIAPNIGQTFTKELKLTSTSDTTHSNTKNAEKISVQETKKDVVAMKNTISDLTTNPKTNAANKVNKDDKIKMGNSDIMRLKTDKDTAIKSNKPHGNVFQKDNVAFKKEDLRESIPSTRAEPQIDNTIFYKDTKNNSINIGKQRVFSVASTREDPKSQTTFKTNLDFSKVNSKNTNITQTILSKPINPLETAEVIPRTTVVAKSNNSNDEVPFGKWTEENRQEFLNKIKETKVPTNHSNTNQIKQTNDLNRRDVLKKFDSQRQSNATAPTKISEFSSMPKFSSKMETAAFVNKSAVHQFNPAKPVISPLKTKTAQVKPTPTVTKKDPEEEEKEVLEQRIIINSQELIDNTIEGIITRALKIKTTTPVHMKEKMTIHTVENPKDALPLPGSLDDIEMKMNELHGFSFMERSAQELQGSNHDSKSYNKLEDVNINKNIKIPNLLPFKIKEAPKDVKEAMRDDTSDEEVLEHEPITGDIDASKQHLISLLSCKETFSEPKSDAIITEKDFDKFARGNSISYEHCLTVKFDGKEKHNVVKTVVEKEVPVKKLTRNELLLAESKAKSFNKQNSAARHNNQTSKIPTLKMTGEEEPYNKNYQSRVQIAYQSALTAKRNLECPIPMIEDKPVKVVFMDTNTEFTPMQLNVQGQELSPSKNRKTECDTHSTSESLDSDIVDSILDTKPQDERSKSKHQRKQVLTPVEPEMQLIEPCDLGIKVSPKKRKTEEKIDKNIKNLVPKKSYLLNRSVDELTSKSDQPNTEPFPGHNINTAIDNLVKAAELIENQSESNGTNLINSATELPQNTPIKRGRGRPRKYPLPESGLDTNKTPSPQKKPRLIDAKPPKSYSDSEESSDGEIIKENWTMGKIDENIVCPICSKLFRSEDVLFKHVKHCTGPSPNRSDSDKRRLRDSQESDRKLRDSRSDDTDNMTDTEEKSDNEGETIKNRYNSPKQRKESEEVIILEDTPIKQKPTDEKAHHPEAKKFLRKSKPLHNTNLVCEFCGKTFRQLSYLVSHKLQHKREDQKELKQLESDTAKNSVFNCEICKKEFRKLHHLVQHRLIHNPSSTASRSLRKNSAEVHESKTPKTQNDDTSAGFRCEPCDKSFRKLHHLVEHRETHDGINKRGQTTASQSVTETSKSMPTHSCDVCKKVFKKLQDLLEHKEQHYETSSEKSDDKSVKSSLSTKDIIHECSLCYMVFPNEHSLTKHTVICLRKKKQSAAKQAAKQAEVKEGEETPDAENVKIEDDTTQVVQLIEDTPNTEESDVKETSACNVKVDQVEQNLEEVEDLEDLEDVKEHSEKTKQDLVLEPHNDVVPKKRHSNATDKTMAVDNETPAKIKKVEDKDHVIILDTPTPKKKSIKDKVASTVTKRHKTVNSPLLVIDNVKPTESSDDDEIRYMLNPNFKEEESSESKFFMKIRALKRSSLQIERPSSKDLLTRRISLQHPPKMPRLKAKAVEPKPKQDQERSKVTAEKKLKPITELTIDSDDSDVKYSFPEQETKPVEKKVKRQSAGAKRKSLVGIAKRKSHGKTVMPQVKPKRRTAEVEHRCDCGQLFSSAALLSRHTTLAHTPPRIRKRRSPPPETTNTKPDIAKPAITKPAITKPAITKPTITKPAITKPAITKPSITKSAITKPANTKPTNTKPINKRSKPDVTNSNKTLGVATRKSSVNSEMKSDSGKSVKSDSFKLLRSSKSVTALETFKKLEKKK is encoded by the exons ATGGATAGACTAAATCAGTTACGGGGAGATGCCGGGGACTCGACGCTGGACACGTCGTCCCCGCCAAGTGAAGCCTTCATGTCTGCGAATGAAAGTTCCTCTAAATACTTTTCGCTCTCCGAAGTCGACTCTACGTTCAGCATATCACCTTCCAAGGACACCTCGTCGACCACCGCCGAGTCGGAACGCACTATTGCCGCGGAAACTGATATCATTCCCAACTTATCTCCAATCCCTAAGACTGATATAGAAACTTTTAAAATTGGTAAGCACATAGAAGCTGCTAATATTCTCTCTGGCGGAGTCAACATATTTGATGACAATGACAATTCTTACGATGGTGATGAGCTTGTCATTGATGACAATGTGGTTCTGGAGGATGATAAGGAGGAGTTAAAGTTGAGCGAGGGTGCAGCAGTGCCACTGGAGAAGGATACTACAGAGGACACACTGGTGGAACCAATGGATGAGGAAGAGGCTATCCCAAGCAAGGACACCGAAGTGGTGCTACAAATTGATGGCAAGAATGTAGACGCAATAGATATTGGTAATCGGTTATACCTATACAGAAAGGCAGGAGAGAAGGAGCTCTCGGCCGTCCAGATTGTTGATGATGACCAGCAGCAGCCAAGCTTCAAGTTTCTGAAAGTGCG AGAGAACAGTGAGGGCAACTTGGAGGTATATGaagaaattcaaattgaaattccaAAAGAAGTG cCTACTAGAGGTGGAATTTCTGCTGAGAAAACTCTACATGTGCCTGTCAGTGATATAAACAAAGTGTTTGATGAGCCTTCACAAAAAAGTAACAAAGTTATTgataaagtaaacaaaacacCAAATATTGAATCAATTGCAATGTGTGCTACTTCTGAAGCTATTGATATACAGTCAGAATCTAGGTCAGAAGtaaatttaaatggaaaaatgaTGAAGTTTAATGAATCTCGTAAATCTCCCTTGACATTTACACCTATGACATATCATTCCACACCTAATAAAGAAGGTATACCACTGACTAAAACCATGGTAGATCAACAATTGCATCCCAGTAGGCATTcagataatataaagaaaactatTGAAGTACATACCGACTCTAATAAGCCAAAAAATATTGAAGAAGCTACTATTACAACATTAGAACTAAATGAAACTACTAAGAAACAGAAACAGGATACAGTTATGGAAACAGAAGACGAAGGCAATAATCAAATGACTATCTTAGAACATAGGAAAAGAGAAACAGAAACAGTAAGTAACGAATTAAAAGTAGACGTTCTATATAATAATTCTGATGAAGTTATATCAAATAACGAAGGAAGTCCAAAAGCAGCTAAACGTTTAGAAGAGACTGAAGTTATTTCAGAACCTAAAGTTGAATGTAAAAGGGTACCAGAAGAAAATAAACCTggggaaataaaaaatacgaatgAAGACACTATAACATCTCAAAGTCTAGTAGCAAAAAAAGCTAATGAATCGAATAAATCGACAGAAATTCCGTTGAAACAAGAAAATATCCTAATTATGGAAGCACAACcagtaaagaaaaatatcgatgtaaataatttttctgAAGATTTAATGCAAAAgaaaacagacaaaaataaagaaagtaacCATATTCAACCCAAGCTTCCAGAAAAGGTTATACCTTCAAGCCCACCTATGTTTGTCGACGACAAAAAAGTGGCATCggataataaagtaattaaagatgACAAATGTGATGAAAGTAATCATTCACAATCTAATGAAATAGAGGATACAAGACAATTAATAGCTCCTAATATTGGACAAACTTTTACGAAAGAATTAAAGTTAACTTCTACATCTGATACAACACATTCAAATACAAAGAATGCAGAAAAAATAAGTGTACAGGAAACCAAAAAGGATGTTGTAGCTATGAAAAACACTATAAGTGATTTAACCACTAACCCAAAAACAAATGCTgcaaataaagtaaacaaagaCGATAAGATTAAGATGGGCAACTCTGATATTATGAGATTAAAGACAGATAAAGATACAGCGATAAAATCGAATAAACCACATGGTAATGTATTTCAAAAAGATAATGTTGCTTTTAAAAAGGAAGATCTTAGAGAATCAATACCATCTACTAGAGCAGAGCCACAAATAGacaatactatattttataaagatacaaaaaataacTCGATCAATATAGGAAAGCAAAGAGTATTCAGTGTAGCTTCTACACGAGAAGATCCTAAATCCCAGACAACGTTCAAAACGAACCTCGATTTTTCCAAAGTTAAcagtaaaaatacaaatataacacAAACTATATTGTCTAAACCGATTAACCCACTTGAAACTGCGGAAGTGATCCCTCGAACAACGGTTGTAGCAAAATCAAATAATAGTAACGATGAAGTTCCTTTCGGTAAATGGACTGAAGAAAACCGACAAGAGTTTTTGAACAAAATTAAGGAAACTAAAGTACCAACCAACCATTCAAATACAAATCAAATTAAACAGACCAATGATTTAAATAGGCGAGACGTGTTGAAAAAGTTTGATAGTCAACGACAATCGAATGCTACTGCGCCTACAAAAATTTCTGAGTTTAGCTCAATGCCTAAGTTTAGTAGTAAAATGGAAACGGCagcttttgtaaataaatctgCAGTCCACCAATTTAATCCTGCTAAACCCGTGATTTCTCCTTTAAAAACCAAAACTGCACAAGTGAAACCGACACCCACTGTTACTAAAAAAGATCCTGAAGAGGAAGAAAAAGAAGTGCTGGAACAGAGAATCATAATCAATAGTCAAGAGTTGATCGACAATACTATTGAAGGTATTATTACTAGAGCATTGAAAATCAAAACCACCACTCCAGTTCATATGAAAGAAAAAATGACAATTCACACAGTTGAAAACCCTAAAGATGCATTACCTTTGCCTGGTTCTCTAGATGACATTGAGATGAAAATGAATGAGTTACATGGATTTTCTTTTATGGAGCGATCAGCCCAAGAACTCCAAGGTTCTAACCATGACAGCAAATCATATAATAAGCTTGAAGatgtcaatattaataaaaatatcaagatACCTAATCTTCTCCCATTTAAAATCAAGGAGGCCCCGAAAGATGTAAAAGAAGCTATGCGAGATGACACCTCTGATGAGGAAGTATTAGAGCATGAACCAATTACAGGTGACATTGATGCCAGTAAACAGCATTTAATATCGTTATTATCGTGCAAAGAAACATTTTCTGAACCTAAATCGGATGCAATAATCACAGAAAAAGATTTTGATAAATTTGCTAGAGGGAATTCAATAAGTTATGAACATTGCTTGACTGTAAAATTTGATGGTAAAGAGAAACACAACGTTGTTAAAACTGTGGTAGAAAAAGAAGTACCTGTAAAGAAATTAACTCGTAATGAATTATTGCTTGCCGAATCTAAAGCAAAGTCTTTTAATAAGCAAAATTCTGCGGCTCGGCATAATAATCAAACAAGCAAAATACCAACATTGAAAATGACGGGCGAGGAAGaaccttataataaaaattatcagtCTAGAGTGCAAATAGCATATCAATCCGCATTAACTGCTAAACGCAATTTGGAATGTCCAATCCCGATGATTGAAGACAAACCTGTTAAAGTGGTATTTATGGACACTAACACGGAGTTTACTCCAATGCAGCTCAATGTTCAAGGACAAGAATTATCACCATCTAAGAACCGAAAAACTGAATGTGATACACACAGTACTTCAGagtccttggactcagacatAGTAGATTCTATTCTAGACACTAAACCGCAAGATGAAAGGTCTAAAAGCAAACATCAGAGAAAACAAGTGCTTACACCTGTAGAACCAGAAATGCAGCTAATAGAACCATGTGACCTGGGAATTAAAGTATCACCGAAAAAACGTAAAACCGaagaaaaaatagacaaaaacataaaaaatctcGTGCCAAAGAAATCCTACTTACTTAATCGAAGTGTTGATGAGCTTACTTCAAAATCAGATCAACCCAACACTGAACCTTTTCCGGGACATAATATAAACACTGCAATAGATAACTTAGTAAAAGCCGCAGAACTAATTGAAAATCAATCTGAGAGTAATGGTACGAATTTAATAAATTCGGCTACCGAACTTCCACAAAACACTCCGATAAAAAGAGGTCGTGGTCGCCCCAGGAAATATCCTTTACCTGAATCGGGAttagatacaaataaaactcCTAGCCCGCAAAAGAAACCGCGGTTAATTGATGCAAAACCCCCAAAAAGTTACAGTGATTCAGAAGAAAGTAGCGATGGAGAAATCATTAAAGAAAATTGGACAATGGGTAAAATTGATGAAAATATTGTGTGCCCAATTTGCAGTAAGCTGTTTAGGTCAGAAGATGTTTTATTCAAACACGTTAAGCATTGTACTGGCCcttcaccaaacagatctgaTTCAGATAAAAGAAGACTGAGAGATTCGCAGGAGTCTGACAGAAAATTACGTGACAGCAGATCCGATGATACAGATAACATGACAGATACTGAGGAAAAATCAGACAATGAGggagaaacaataaaaaatcgtTACAATAGCCCGAAACAAAGGAAAGAGTCTGAGGAAGTTATAATCCTCGAAGATACGCCGATTAAACAAAAACCTACTGACGAAAAAGCGCATCATCCTGAAGCCAAAAAATTTTTACGCAAATCTAAACCTTTGCACAACACGAATCTCGTTTGTGAATTTTGTGGTAAAACCTTCAGGCAATTGTCGTACTTGGTTAGCCACAAATTGCAACATAAACGAGAAGATCAGAAGGAACTAAAGCAACTAGAAAGTGACACTGCaaaaaattcagtttttaaCTGTGAAATTTGCAAAAAAGAATTCAGAAAATTACACCATTTAGTGCAACATCGACTCATCCATAACCCAAGCTCTACTGCTTCCAGGTCTCTAAGAAAAAATTCTGCTGAAGTACATGAAAGCAAAACTCCTAAAACGCAAAATGATGACACAAGTGCTGGTTTCAGATGTGAACCATGTGATAAATCATTCAGAAAACTGCATCATCTCGTTGAACATAGAGAGACTCATGATGGCATAAACAAAAGAGGCCAAACAACCGCCTCGCAGAGCGTGACCGAAACTTCCAAATCTATGCCCACGCATTCCTGCGATGTTTGCAAAAAGGTATTCAAAAAGTTACAAGATCTATTGGAACATAAAGAGCAACATTATGAGACTAGTTCCGAAAAGTCTGATGATAAAAGTGTTAAAAGCTCGTTGTCAACAAAAGATATCATACATGAATGTTCACTATGTTACATGGTATTCCCAAATGAACATTCCTTGACCAAGCACACTGTGATTTGTTTAAGGAAGAAAAAGCAATCTGCCGCAAAGCAGGCTGCCAAGCAGGCCGAAGTCAAAGAAGGTGAAGAAACACCCGACGCGGAAAACGTTAAAATTGAAGATGATACAACTCAAGTTGTGCAACTAATTGAAGATACTCCTAATACAGAAGAGTCTGATGTGAAAGAAACCTCAGCATGTAACGTGAAAGTTGATCAAGTGGAACAAAATCTTGAAGAAGTAGAAGACCTTGAAGATCTTGAAGATGTTAAGGAACATTCAGAAAAAACAAAGCAAGACTTAGTTTTAGAACCGCACAATGATGTTGTACCAAAAAAGAGACACAGTAATGCGACCGacaaaactatggcagttgaTAATGAGACGCCTgctaaaataaagaaagtagAAGACAAAGACCATGTCATAATCTTAGACACACCGACGCCCAAAAAGAAGTCAATCAAGGACAAAGTAGCGTCAACGGTCACAAAAAGACACAAAACTGTCAACAGTCCATTACTTGTCATTGACAATGTCAAACCCACGGAATCTAGTGATGACGACGAAATAAGATACATGCTTAATCCAAACTTTAAGGAAGAAGAAAGTAGtgaaagtaaatttttcatGAAAATTAGAGCCTTAAAACGCAGTTCGTTGCAGATTGAGCGACCTAGCTCGAAAGATTTATTGACACGAAGGATTTCGCTCCAACATCCTCCAAAAATGCCTCGCCTAAAGGCAAAAGCAGTCGAGCCCAAACCAAAACAAGATCAAGAGAGATCCAAAGTTACGGCCGAGAAAAAATTGAAGCCCATAACTGAACTGACTATAGATTCAGATGATAGCGACGTCAAATATTCTTTCCCAGAACAAGAAACTAAACCTGTTGAGAAGAAAGTTAAAAGGCAATCCGCAGGAGCGAAGCGAAAATCACTTGTTGGTATTGCGAAGAGAAAATCTCATGGAAAAACTGTGATGCCTCAAGTTAAACCAAAAAGAC GCACAGCAGAAGTCGAGCACCGATGCGACTGCGGGCAACTGTTCAGCAGTGCGGCGCTACTGTCGCGCCACACCACTCTCGCTCACACTCCGCCCCGAATACGCAAGCGACGGTCTCCCCCACCCGAGACAACTAACACCAAACCCGATATCGCCAAACCCGCGATCACGAAACCCGCGATCACCAAACCCGCGATCACCAAACCCACGATCACCAAACCCGCGATCACCAAACCCGCGATCACCAAACCCTCGATCACCAAATCCGCCATCACCAAACCCGCAAATACCAAACCAACTAACACTAAACCAATAAACAAAAGATCCAAACCCGATGTTACCAACTCGAATAAAACCCTAGGTGTAGCGACAAGAAAATCTAGTGTAAACAGTGAAATGAAATCTGATTCCGGTAAGTCAGTTAAGAGTGATAGTTTTAAGTTGTTGAGAAGTTCGAAATCTGTGACCGCATtggaaacatttaaaaaactcGAAAAAAAGAAGTAG